A window of the Hypomesus transpacificus isolate Combined female chromosome 8, fHypTra1, whole genome shotgun sequence genome harbors these coding sequences:
- the avl9 gene encoding late secretory pathway protein AVL9 homolog, whose product MESHGKDELKGPVLHIVVVGFHHKKGCQVEYSYPPLIPEEGHDSNSLPEEWKYLPFLALPDGAHNYQEDTVYFHLPPLGGGEMKCVYGVSCYRQIEAKALKVRLADVTRETVQKSVCVLSRVPLYGLLQAKLQLITHAYFEEKDFSQISILKELYEHMNGSLRGTTLEGSQVYLGLSPRDLILHFRHKVLILFKLILLEKKVLFYVSPVNRLVGALMTVLSLFPGMIEHGLADSSHYRPKSSVSEDLSMVECVPGSEDFVSVSVTDIANATMELVGESLDGKAVPQRPAASEGDTHHLRPPSRTSPDSSESDWETLDPSVLEEGAPKDPAEAAEHPETFDPEPGIPITVQPQAAGGQGGVTQGLVSGLEEDQYGLPLAVFTKGYLCLPYMALQQHHLLSDVTVRGFVAGATNILFRQQRHLSDAVVDVEEARIHIQDAELRRLLALTTADLRFADYLLKHVMENREDVFLDGTGWEGGDEWIRAQFGLYVHALLSSALQEDNERLLADYGSPFVSAWKDTHNFRVWYSNKHPAMAEISSGHPFQGQYSVADVKLRFSHSVQNSERGKKIGNAMITTSRSVVQTGKAVGQSVGGALTSAKSAMSSWFSTLAQPAVGSSPASPNPDPAHSSLNTAS is encoded by the exons ATGGAGTCGCATGGCAAAGATGAACTCAAGGGACCCGTATTGCATATCGTTGTAGTTGGATTTCACCACAAGAAAGGCTGTCAG gtGGAGTACTCTTACCCACCTCTCATCCCAGAGGAAGGCCATGACAGCAACTCCCTGCCGGAGGAGTGGAAGTATCTCCCCTTTTTGGCCCTGCCGGACGGGGCCCACAACTACCAAGAag ACACCGTTTAtttccatctcccccctctggGTGGTGGAGAGATGAAGTGTGTTTACGGCGTGTCCTGCTACCGGCAAATAGAAGCAAAG GCGCTCAAGGTCCGACTGGCTGACGTCACCAGGGAGACGGTCCAGAAGAGTGTGTGCGTCCTCAGTCGAGTG cCCTTATACGGCCTACTCCAAGCTAAATTACAGCTTATCACACATGCGTACTTTGAGGAGAAAGACTTCTCCCAGATATCCATTTTAAAG GAACTGTACGAACATATGAACGGCTCCCTGAGGGGGACCACTCTGGAGGGGTCGCAAGTTTACCTGG GTTTGTCACCAAGAGATTTAATACTGCACTTTCGGCACAAG GTTCTTATTCTCTTCAAACTGATTCTGTTAGAGAAGAAG GTCCTGTTCTATGTGTCTCCTGTCAACAGACTAGTTGGAGCTCTTATGactgttctgtctctgtttccag gcATGATAGAGCATGGCCTGGCTGATTCGTCGCACTACCGGCCGAAGAGCAGCGTGTCAGAGGACCTGAGCATGGTGGAGTGTGTTCCAGGCTCCGAGGACTTTGTCTCCGTGTCCGTGACGGATATCGCCAACGCCACCATGGAGCTGGTGGGGGAGTCCCTGGATGGAAAGGCCGTCCCCCAGAGACCCGCAGCCTCGGAGGGGGACACCCACCACCTGAGGCCCCCATCACGGACCTCCCCAGACTCGTCGGAGAGCGACTGGGAGACGCTGGACCCCAGcgtgctggaggagggggcccCCAAGGACCCGGCAGAGGCTGCAGAGCACCCGGAGACCTTTGACCCTGAGCCTGGCATCCCCATCACGGTGCAGCCCCAGGcggcgggggggcaggggggggtgaCGCAGGGCCTGGTGTCTGGCCTGGAGGAGGACCAGTACGGCCTGCCCCTGGCCGTCTTCACCAAG GGTTACCTGTGCCTGCCTTATATGGCGCTGCAGCAGCACCATCTGCTATCTGACGTGACGGTGCGCGGTTTTGTCGCCGGGGCAACCAACATCCTCTTTCGCCAGCAGAGGCACCTGAGTGATGCCGTGGTGGAT GTGGAGGAGGCCCGTATCCACATCCAGGACGCTGAGCTGCGGAGGCTGCTGGCCCTGACCACGGCCGACCTGCGCTTCGCCGACTACCTGCTGAAGCACGTGATGGAGAACCGCGAGGACGTCTTCCTGGACGGCACGGGCTGGGAGGGCGGCGACGAGTGGATCCGGGCCCAGTTTGGCCTCTACGTCCACGCCCTGCTGTCGTCCGCCCTGCAGGAAG aTAACGAGAGGCTGCTGGCTGATTACGGCTCCCCCTTTGTGTCTGCCTGGAAGGACACCCACAACTTCAGGGTGTGGTACAGCAACAAGCACCCAGCCATGGCCGAGATCTCCTCAGG CCACCCGTTCCAAGGGCAGTACAGTGTGGCTGACGTCAAGCTAAGATTCTCACA ctctgtgCAGAAcagcgagagagggaagaagattgGGAATGCCATGATCACCACGAGTCGGAGCGTGGTCCAGACTGGGAAAGCCGTTG gtcAGTCAGTAGGCGGGGCGCTGACCAGTGCCAAGTCTGCCATGTCTTCCTGGTTCTCCACCCTGGCCCAGCCTGCCGTTGGATCCTCCCCAGCTAGTCCCAACCCTGACCCTGCTCACTCCTCCCTCAATACTGCTAGTTAA
- the lsm5 gene encoding U6 snRNA-associated Sm-like protein LSm5, with product MAATPATNPSQLLPLELVDKCIGSRIHIVMKNDKEIVGTLLGFDDFVNMVLEDVTEFEITPEGRRITKLDQILLNGNNITMLIPGGEGPEV from the exons ATGGCGGCCACACCAGCAACAAATCCATCACAGTTGCTCCCGCTTG AGCTTGTGGACAAATGCATTGGCTCACGTATACATATTGTCATGAAGAACGACAAAGAAATTGTAGGAACTTTATTGGGTTTCGATGATTTCGTCA ACATGGTGTTGGAGGATGTGACAGAATT TGAAATCACACCAGAAGGGAGAAGAATAACAAAACTGGACCAGATCCTGCTCAATGGCAACAACATTACCATG CTCATACCTGGAGGTGAAGGACCTGAAGTATAA